CGTTATATACACGTAGTCGGCATCGAAAATATCTGGTCCGAAGAGCGGCGGCGGCGCGTGCCACCAAGCCGACCAATAGGTCGGTTCGTTCAGCCAGGGGTCGATGACGAGCCGCTTGCCGCGAGCCTCAATATCCAAACAGGCGTGGCTGACGATGCGAAATTGCATAGGTGCCGCTCCTTCGTCAGGGATTTGCCGTCTCCCATCGCCCCGCCGGAGGTTGCTGCGCGGCAGCGAGCCTCACTGCATCGTCCGGATCGAGATGGCTCCGGTCGTCGTCGCTAGCCGAATGCGGGCCGTGCCCGCTCCGATCTTCCCGGCGGCGCGAGAGCCGACGATATTCTCTCGGCTCTGGCCGATGCCGGGAAAGTCGCTCGAGAAACTTCCGACGACGCTTTGCGCCTCGACGCTCGCGCTGCTGTCGCGCGCGATCCGCAAGGCGATCGTTCCGGTGGTAGCCCGCAGGTCGATCGAACGATTGCCGTCGACGCGGCCGAGAAGCGCGTCGACGGTGCCTGCTTGCGTTTCGACAATAACGTTGCCGGTTACGCCCGCGACTCGAACCGAGCCCGCGACGTTGCCGACGTCCAGCGAAGACGCCACGGGAACCGTGATCGTGTAGCGCACGCCGCCGCTGTGGTCGTCACTCTCGTAGTGCGTCTTGATCGATATGCCGGCCGCACCGCTGCTAACGCCGATCGTTATTCCGCGCAGCTGCGAGGCGTCGTAGCCGTACTTCGTGGCGGAGACGTCGACCGATGCTTTTGTCCACGTTTGGATCGTCACGG
This genomic window from Candidatus Cybelea sp. contains:
- a CDS encoding DUF4097 family beta strand repeat-containing protein, which gives rise to MMRAVLPVVALTLCACTAAYGERVHEQFHQTLESGNSPSVTVDNVAGTVTIQTWTKASVDVSATKYGYDASQLRGITIGVSSGAAGISIKTHYESDDHSGGVRYTITVPVASSLDVGNVAGSVRVAGVTGNVIVETQAGTVDALLGRVDGNRSIDLRATTGTIALRIARDSSASVEAQSVVGSFSSDFPGIGQSRENIVGSRAAGKIGAGTARIRLATTTGAISIRTMQ